A single Pseudoalteromonas phenolica DNA region contains:
- a CDS encoding AzlC family ABC transporter permease, whose product MASSKPLTEELDNTAPMQAENQQGNLSIIVRGFIDMFPLCVAVIPWGILCGSLAIQVGLSPWQAQAMSLFVFAGAAQLAGMQLIGLGSPAMPILSSTFVISSRHLLYSAVFQSYVKDLPLFKRIVFAFFLTDEMFALTNAYIAKHKRFCYVYAVASGIAFYVMWNLATLVGIVAGNNIDNLQAYGLEFAIAATFIALVVPAIKDKPVLMSVLASGVSVMVLELLAFEYALIASTFIGMLAGYYFARKSASRNMNDKYTTKQEQSDE is encoded by the coding sequence ATGGCATCATCCAAACCCCTAACAGAAGAATTAGATAATACAGCACCTATGCAAGCTGAAAATCAACAAGGTAATTTGAGTATTATTGTGCGCGGGTTCATTGATATGTTTCCGCTCTGTGTGGCTGTGATCCCGTGGGGGATCTTATGTGGTTCTTTAGCCATTCAGGTTGGGTTGTCGCCTTGGCAAGCACAGGCCATGTCTTTGTTTGTTTTTGCAGGAGCCGCGCAGTTAGCGGGCATGCAATTAATTGGCTTGGGTAGCCCAGCCATGCCGATTTTATCTTCAACATTTGTGATTAGTTCTCGGCATTTATTATATTCAGCGGTTTTTCAGAGTTACGTGAAAGATTTACCCTTGTTTAAACGTATCGTTTTTGCCTTCTTTTTAACTGATGAAATGTTTGCGTTGACTAACGCCTACATCGCAAAACATAAACGTTTTTGTTATGTATATGCGGTTGCGTCGGGTATTGCCTTTTATGTGATGTGGAATCTAGCCACGCTGGTGGGCATAGTGGCGGGTAATAATATTGATAATTTACAAGCCTACGGATTGGAGTTTGCGATTGCGGCAACTTTCATCGCGTTGGTTGTGCCAGCTATAAAAGACAAGCCTGTTTTGATGTCGGTATTGGCAAGTGGAGTCTCTGTTATGGTTTTAGAGCTGTTAGCATTTGAGTATGCATTAATTGCCTCGACTTTTATAGGTATGTTGGCGGGGTATTACTTTGCAAGAAAGAGTGCCTCAAGAAATATGAACGATAAATACACAACTAAGCAGGAGCAAAGTGATGAGTAA
- a CDS encoding sensor domain-containing diguanylate cyclase has translation MDQNLFLLTVHRQFNRLLSDLALSSDIAPFLKEVISTVERFLPGCKVSILTLNKKHLTLHSGAENNLPDFYNDAIEGVKIGENVGSCGAAAFLNKPIIVGDINTHENWQPYLALTQEANLHACWSIPFTNSHKEVMGTFAIYHHEKKVPTEAEIEIVKVAALITSVAMEKLKLEEQLIFSATHDELTRLHNRAYLNEAGENFLSFCSRNEMICSVLFIDLNKFKRVNDELGHKVGDELLIDVAKVIKEQTRDSDISSRFGGDEFIIIMKNTSENDGESVAKRIYKAIMQSVPRKILELEFGLSIGIAKMSSTDKKSLKALIHTADEAMYFAKNNNLGVYAKQ, from the coding sequence TTGGACCAGAATTTATTTTTACTAACAGTTCATAGGCAATTTAACCGCCTTTTAAGTGATTTAGCGCTCAGTTCAGATATTGCTCCTTTTTTGAAAGAAGTGATATCAACAGTTGAGCGATTTTTGCCTGGCTGTAAGGTCTCTATTTTAACACTCAATAAAAAACACTTAACACTTCACAGTGGTGCTGAAAATAATTTGCCTGATTTTTACAATGATGCAATCGAAGGTGTAAAAATAGGCGAAAATGTGGGCAGCTGTGGTGCGGCAGCTTTTCTGAATAAACCTATAATTGTAGGTGATATAAATACGCATGAGAATTGGCAGCCTTATTTAGCACTAACACAAGAAGCTAACCTACACGCATGTTGGTCGATACCTTTTACAAATTCACATAAAGAGGTAATGGGCACATTTGCGATATATCACCATGAGAAGAAAGTTCCCACAGAAGCCGAAATAGAAATTGTAAAGGTCGCAGCCTTGATTACTTCAGTTGCGATGGAGAAGTTAAAGTTAGAAGAGCAATTGATTTTCAGTGCTACGCATGATGAGTTAACCCGCCTTCATAATCGAGCATACTTGAATGAGGCCGGTGAAAACTTTCTTTCCTTTTGCTCCAGAAATGAAATGATTTGTTCAGTACTTTTTATCGACTTAAATAAGTTTAAGCGTGTCAATGACGAACTAGGACATAAAGTAGGTGATGAGTTACTCATTGATGTTGCAAAAGTGATTAAAGAACAAACACGAGATAGTGATATTTCTTCAAGGTTCGGGGGAGATGAATTTATTATCATCATGAAAAATACATCTGAAAATGATGGTGAATCAGTGGCCAAAAGGATTTACAAAGCTATTATGCAAAGCGTTCCTCGCAAAATATTAGAACTTGAGTTTGGCTTGAGTATAGGTATTGCTAAGATGTCTTCAACTGACAAGAAATCACTTAAAGCACTTATTCATACTGCAGATGAAGCAATGTATTTTGCTAAGAATAACAATTTAGGTGTTTACGCTAAGCAATAA
- the asnB gene encoding asparagine synthase B, which translates to MCSIFGVLELKTDPAQLRSQAIEMSKKLRHRGPDWSGVYSSDKAILVHERLAIVGVSSGAQPLYNPEKTHILAVNGEIYNHKELAENLTTDFEFQTESDCEVILALYKQKGPEFLDDLNGIFAFCLYDEENDAYLIGRDHIGIIPLYTGRDQHGNFYVASEMKALTPICTSIEEFPPGHYLYSKEGTLHSYYQRDWQSFDAVKDNPASAEEVKDGLEAAVKRQLMCDVPYGVLLSGGLDSSVISAITQKFAAKRIEDNDESDAWWPKLHSFSIGLEGSPDLAAAQKVADEIGTVHHPIHFTVQQGLDALREVIYHLETYDVTTVRASTPMYLMSRQIKAMGIKMVLSGEGADELFGGYLYFHKAPNAQEFHEELNRKVSKLHMFDCLRANKSMAAWGVEARVPFLDKEFVDIAMRTNPDYKMCKDGRIEKHIVREAFDGYLPDEVLWRQKEQFSDGVGYSWIDSLKEFVEEQVSDSDLENAQYRFPINTPDSKEAYFYRTIFEEHFPGEAAAKCVPHGKSVACSTPQALAWDKAFLENADPSGRAAKVHNDAY; encoded by the coding sequence ATGTGTTCTATTTTTGGTGTACTAGAACTTAAGACAGATCCCGCTCAGTTGCGAAGCCAAGCAATTGAGATGTCAAAAAAACTGCGACATCGAGGCCCAGACTGGTCAGGTGTCTACTCTTCAGATAAAGCCATCTTAGTGCATGAGCGCTTAGCGATTGTTGGGGTTTCAAGTGGTGCGCAACCACTATACAATCCAGAGAAAACGCATATTCTTGCAGTTAACGGTGAGATTTATAATCACAAAGAGCTAGCAGAGAATTTAACAACCGACTTTGAATTTCAGACCGAATCAGATTGCGAAGTCATCCTGGCGCTATACAAACAAAAAGGTCCTGAGTTTTTAGATGATCTAAACGGTATTTTCGCTTTTTGCTTATACGATGAAGAAAACGATGCTTATTTAATTGGTCGTGACCACATTGGCATTATCCCACTTTATACGGGTCGGGATCAGCACGGAAACTTTTATGTCGCCAGTGAAATGAAAGCGCTGACACCGATTTGTACCAGTATTGAAGAGTTTCCTCCGGGTCATTATCTGTATTCAAAAGAAGGGACACTACATAGCTATTATCAACGTGACTGGCAGTCATTTGATGCGGTGAAAGACAACCCAGCAAGTGCTGAAGAAGTAAAAGACGGCCTTGAAGCTGCAGTTAAACGCCAACTCATGTGTGATGTGCCTTATGGCGTATTACTGTCTGGCGGTTTAGATTCTTCGGTTATTTCAGCCATTACCCAAAAGTTTGCCGCAAAACGTATTGAAGACAACGATGAATCTGATGCATGGTGGCCTAAACTACACTCTTTTTCTATTGGTCTTGAAGGCTCACCAGATTTAGCCGCTGCACAAAAAGTCGCAGATGAAATTGGGACCGTGCATCACCCTATTCACTTTACTGTTCAGCAAGGCTTAGATGCACTTAGAGAAGTGATCTATCACCTTGAAACTTACGATGTGACTACGGTACGCGCATCGACGCCAATGTATTTAATGTCCCGTCAAATTAAAGCCATGGGTATTAAAATGGTGCTTTCAGGTGAAGGGGCTGATGAGCTATTTGGTGGTTACTTATACTTCCATAAAGCACCAAATGCCCAAGAGTTCCATGAAGAGTTAAACCGTAAAGTATCAAAACTGCATATGTTTGACTGTTTGCGCGCGAACAAATCAATGGCCGCTTGGGGTGTTGAAGCGCGCGTACCATTCTTAGACAAAGAATTCGTTGATATTGCCATGCGCACCAACCCTGATTACAAGATGTGTAAAGATGGCCGCATTGAGAAACATATTGTTCGTGAAGCATTCGACGGCTATTTGCCTGATGAAGTGTTATGGCGTCAAAAAGAACAATTCTCTGATGGCGTAGGCTATTCTTGGATTGATTCTTTGAAAGAGTTTGTTGAAGAGCAAGTATCTGATTCTGATCTTGAAAATGCGCAATATCGCTTCCCTATCAATACGCCTGATAGCAAAGAAGCCTATTTCTATCGCACAATCTTTGAAGAGCACTTTCCGGGTGAAGCTGCTGCGAAATGTGTACCACATGGTAAATCAGTTGCCTGTTCGACACCGCAGGCTTTAGCTTGGGACAAAGCATTCCTAGAAAATGCCGATCCATCTGGTCGCGCAGCAAAAGTGCATAACGACGCGTATTAA
- a CDS encoding leucyl aminopeptidase, with translation MKFVSQISAIALAVSASSAFAADFNFNSKLSKGDALVVFQAGEAATQFDFLDRDTKKQINRAIKTAEFKGAYGKTLEVIAPVDSDYGRILVVGLGEEDKLDSAKMAKLGANLHAKLEGKKVNKATIAFEDVKGAVSNADLAAQLAHGANLRDYTFELYKKEPNKFNVTYNIDVANKKAASKAYQQLENIEKGVFLARDLTSEVPTEMTPVDFAKAAKELEQYGVKVTILEPAKLKELGMGALEGVGRGSKDGSRLVVAHYEGNNSTPIALVGKGITFDSGGYSIKTGSSINRMKSDMAGAAAVLGTVKAMALSKADVNVVAVMGMAANMVSENSIAPGDVLRTAEGISVEVLNTDAEGRLVLSDAMWYAREYYKPEIMIDVATLTGSKIRAVGNRYSAIFSDDQTLVDQITVAGKQVNEPVWRLPLGYKDMLKSPIADIANIGSGGPGATTAASFLQHFAGDTRWLHIDIAGNALTNSAKDEIPAGGTGYGVRMLSNWLLTNKQ, from the coding sequence ATGAAATTTGTTTCACAGATCAGTGCAATCGCGTTAGCAGTTTCTGCATCAAGCGCATTTGCAGCAGACTTCAATTTCAACTCTAAATTAAGCAAGGGTGATGCGCTTGTTGTTTTCCAAGCCGGCGAAGCAGCAACACAATTTGATTTCTTAGATAGAGATACCAAAAAGCAAATTAATCGCGCTATTAAAACAGCTGAATTCAAGGGTGCTTACGGTAAAACATTAGAAGTAATCGCACCAGTTGACAGCGATTATGGCCGCATATTAGTGGTTGGTTTAGGTGAAGAAGACAAGCTTGACTCAGCAAAAATGGCTAAGCTTGGTGCTAACTTACACGCTAAACTTGAAGGTAAAAAAGTAAATAAAGCGACAATTGCGTTTGAAGATGTAAAAGGCGCAGTGAGCAACGCTGACCTTGCAGCACAACTTGCACACGGTGCAAACTTACGTGATTACACGTTTGAGCTATATAAAAAAGAGCCAAACAAATTTAACGTAACTTACAACATCGATGTAGCTAACAAAAAAGCAGCATCGAAAGCGTACCAGCAACTAGAAAACATCGAAAAAGGTGTATTTTTAGCACGTGATCTAACGTCTGAAGTACCAACTGAAATGACACCTGTTGATTTCGCAAAAGCAGCAAAAGAGCTTGAGCAATACGGCGTTAAAGTAACTATCTTAGAGCCTGCTAAACTTAAAGAGCTTGGCATGGGCGCACTTGAAGGTGTAGGTCGTGGTTCTAAAGACGGTTCACGTCTAGTTGTTGCACACTATGAAGGTAATAACAGCACACCAATCGCACTTGTTGGTAAAGGTATTACATTCGATTCAGGTGGTTACAGCATCAAAACTGGCTCATCTATCAACCGCATGAAATCTGACATGGCAGGTGCTGCGGCGGTACTTGGTACTGTTAAAGCAATGGCACTAAGCAAAGCAGACGTAAACGTAGTTGCGGTTATGGGTATGGCTGCAAACATGGTGTCAGAAAACTCAATCGCACCGGGTGATGTACTTCGCACAGCTGAAGGTATTAGTGTTGAAGTGTTAAACACTGACGCTGAAGGCCGTTTAGTATTAAGTGATGCTATGTGGTATGCGCGTGAATACTACAAGCCAGAGATCATGATCGATGTGGCAACACTAACAGGTTCTAAGATCCGTGCAGTAGGTAACCGCTATTCTGCAATCTTCTCAGATGACCAAACGCTAGTTGACCAAATCACTGTTGCTGGTAAGCAAGTAAACGAGCCGGTATGGCGTTTACCATTAGGCTACAAAGACATGCTTAAGTCACCAATTGCTGACATCGCAAACATTGGTTCAGGTGGCCCTGGTGCAACAACTGCAGCATCATTCTTACAACACTTTGCTGGTGACACACGTTGGTTACACATCGATATCGCGGGTAATGCGTTAACGAACTCTGCAAAAGATGAAATCCCAGCAGGCGGCACAGGTTACGGTGTTCGTATGCTAAGTAACTGGCTTTTAACTAACAAGCAGTAA
- a CDS encoding AzlD domain-containing protein: protein MSNDLLIVLMTMITFSCRYLFFMKSLPISLSPKLQHLLQYTAPSVLTAMWVPIVFLGHKTEGAAFFHSPFLYAGLITVLASLEIKNTLAVVVAGIGSFLILNWVL from the coding sequence ATGAGTAACGATCTATTGATAGTATTAATGACAATGATCACTTTCTCATGTCGGTATCTGTTTTTTATGAAGTCACTACCCATCAGTTTAAGCCCTAAACTCCAACATTTGTTGCAGTACACGGCACCATCAGTGTTAACCGCAATGTGGGTGCCGATTGTGTTTTTAGGACATAAAACCGAAGGCGCTGCGTTTTTCCATAGTCCATTTTTGTATGCTGGATTAATTACAGTGTTGGCGAGTTTAGAAATTAAAAATACCTTGGCAGTGGTGGTTGCAGGTATAGGGTCATTTTTGATACTGAATTGGGTTTTATGA
- the pcp gene encoding pyroglutamyl-peptidase I, with amino-acid sequence MTKQTKTELKTVLLTGFEPFGGESINPSWQAVKQLHGQSINDHQVECVELPCEFGRSLEHLYQAIEKHQPSLVLCIGQAGGRSHISIERIAINIDDARIADNAGNQPVDITIIDDAPAAYFAKLPIKTMYKGLLEAGIPVEVSNTAGTYVCNHVMFGLLDYIARHFGENEESIQGGFIHIPFLPEQAVHHSGAPSMSQTTVVAALKLLIKNGLSSGPDLKVAAGTTH; translated from the coding sequence ATGACTAAACAGACCAAGACCGAATTAAAGACCGTGCTCCTAACGGGTTTCGAACCCTTTGGTGGCGAAAGTATTAACCCATCATGGCAGGCGGTAAAACAATTACATGGCCAAAGCATTAATGACCACCAGGTTGAGTGTGTAGAGCTGCCCTGTGAGTTCGGGCGCTCCCTTGAACACTTATATCAAGCGATAGAAAAACATCAGCCAAGCTTAGTGTTGTGTATTGGTCAAGCAGGCGGCCGCTCTCATATTTCGATAGAGCGTATCGCCATTAATATCGATGATGCTCGCATTGCTGACAATGCCGGTAATCAACCAGTCGATATCACCATTATTGATGATGCACCAGCTGCATATTTTGCCAAACTCCCTATTAAAACCATGTATAAAGGCTTGCTAGAGGCGGGAATTCCTGTAGAAGTATCGAATACAGCTGGTACTTATGTGTGTAACCATGTGATGTTTGGCTTACTCGATTATATAGCGCGCCATTTTGGTGAGAATGAAGAATCAATTCAAGGTGGCTTTATCCATATTCCATTTTTACCTGAGCAAGCTGTGCACCACAGTGGTGCACCAAGCATGAGTCAAACAACGGTTGTTGCTGCACTTAAGCTATTGATAAAAAATGGACTTTCAAGCGGCCCCGATCTCAAAGTAGCCGCTGGCACCACACATTAA
- a CDS encoding DUF969 domain-containing protein, whose translation MFDLNYMPLIGILVVVVGFALKFNPLLVVTAAGLATGIAVDMDFIALIETFGEKFMNSRQLASFLLILPVIAILERYGLQQRAKTWIANIKGATTTRILSMYFVVRECSAALGLLSLAGQAQTVRPLLAPMVLGAATNTHGDLPKPIKDLISAHAAACDNIAVFFGEDIFIAFGAVLLMDAFLKENGIAGIEPLHIGLWAIPTAIAALIVHLFRLARFEAKIRNLIAEHKSQQTKNAEGALS comes from the coding sequence ATGTTTGATTTAAACTATATGCCGCTGATTGGCATTCTAGTCGTTGTGGTTGGCTTTGCCTTAAAGTTCAACCCACTACTGGTTGTGACCGCGGCAGGTCTTGCCACAGGCATTGCCGTGGATATGGACTTTATCGCCTTAATCGAAACCTTTGGCGAAAAGTTTATGAATTCCCGCCAACTCGCCAGCTTTTTACTTATCTTGCCTGTGATAGCTATTCTAGAACGTTACGGGCTGCAGCAGCGCGCAAAAACTTGGATTGCTAACATCAAAGGCGCTACGACCACCCGTATCTTAAGTATGTATTTTGTAGTACGTGAATGCTCAGCGGCTTTGGGCTTATTAAGCCTAGCGGGTCAAGCGCAAACAGTTCGCCCATTACTTGCCCCAATGGTATTAGGCGCCGCCACAAATACGCATGGTGATTTGCCTAAACCAATTAAAGACTTAATTAGTGCCCACGCCGCGGCTTGCGACAACATCGCGGTGTTTTTTGGTGAAGATATCTTTATCGCTTTTGGCGCTGTACTTTTGATGGACGCCTTCTTAAAAGAAAATGGCATTGCGGGCATTGAACCTCTGCATATTGGTCTTTGGGCTATTCCAACTGCCATCGCCGCTTTAATTGTACACCTATTCCGTCTAGCGCGCTTTGAAGCAAAAATTAGAAACCTCATTGCAGAGCATAAATCACAACAAACGAAAAACGCTGAGGGGGCATTATCATGA
- a CDS encoding DUF979 domain-containing protein, whose protein sequence is MSAPVNENTVNSTAIISIENIYLLIGFVVMFLVVKTLQDKQHPQKYTTALFWFLFGNVFLFGDLSIKLIGESLTYQWVGFSVIAIALLAGFGKVSMGSYHQPSAEQLESDAKRIGNKLFVPAVLIPVVTVVCTLLLSNLNIAEVYLFDQKHVTLASLTLACGVALIVAWRFTSGSPFQALSESRRLVDSIGWAAILPQMLAMLGGVFIVANTGTAIQDLVKLFISPDNRFMLVVLYCVGMALFTMIMGNAFAAFPVMTAGVALPFLIEGHGAAAAPLVAIGMYSGYCGTLMTPMAANFNIVPAALLDLKDKYQVIKVQIPTAIALLIINIFLMYGVIFND, encoded by the coding sequence ATGAGTGCCCCAGTAAACGAGAATACAGTGAATAGCACAGCCATTATTTCAATTGAAAACATCTATCTTTTGATTGGCTTTGTGGTGATGTTTTTAGTGGTTAAAACCCTACAAGATAAACAACATCCCCAAAAATACACCACTGCCCTATTTTGGTTCTTGTTTGGTAATGTATTTTTATTTGGCGATCTCTCAATAAAATTAATTGGCGAGTCTCTCACCTATCAGTGGGTTGGCTTTAGTGTCATCGCCATTGCCTTACTTGCTGGCTTTGGCAAGGTCTCGATGGGCTCGTACCACCAGCCATCAGCAGAGCAACTTGAAAGTGACGCTAAGCGAATAGGCAATAAGTTGTTTGTGCCCGCAGTTTTAATCCCAGTAGTCACTGTGGTCTGTACATTGCTTTTAAGTAATTTGAACATTGCTGAGGTGTATTTATTTGACCAAAAACATGTAACGCTTGCTTCACTCACCCTCGCATGTGGTGTTGCACTGATTGTTGCTTGGCGTTTTACCTCAGGCTCGCCTTTCCAAGCGCTCTCTGAATCGCGCCGTTTGGTTGATTCAATTGGCTGGGCGGCTATTTTACCGCAAATGCTCGCCATGTTAGGTGGCGTATTTATCGTAGCTAACACCGGCACAGCAATACAAGATCTTGTGAAGCTATTTATCTCGCCAGATAACCGATTTATGTTAGTGGTGTTGTACTGTGTTGGTATGGCGCTATTTACCATGATCATGGGTAATGCGTTTGCGGCTTTCCCGGTGATGACTGCGGGTGTCGCTCTGCCATTTTTAATTGAAGGCCACGGCGCTGCCGCAGCACCACTTGTCGCCATAGGTATGTATTCTGGTTACTGTGGTACGCTGATGACGCCAATGGCTGCGAACTTTAATATTGTGCCTGCCGCACTGCTTGATTTAAAAGACAAATATCAAGTTATAAAAGTGCAGATCCCAACGGCTATTGCATTACTTATTATCAATATTTTCTTAATGTACGGAGTGATCTTTAATGACTAA
- a CDS encoding biotin-dependent carboxyltransferase family protein yields MLRVIKPGVFSSIQDLGRHGHRHLGVSQSGVLDPIALKAGNALLGNIETAACIEITVGLAEFEFTQPCNFAITGGNLNAKLNSTALYPGWRYHAKAGDIIKFASHPEFLRAYLCVENGFDVPNLMNSRSTDCQTQFGGFKGNALQKGDVIPFSESCVPCSELAIKPTDYTNVVRVLKGPHCDILPEDYLAQLLSKTWTISDLSNRMGARLEHPTLLPHQKSIDSQGVHPGVIQLPPTGTPIVLLNDCQTTGGYPIIASVIQADLRHFSQLAPTKTCRFKLVDFDEANTALKKQEQEITRFKIANQQFENKK; encoded by the coding sequence ATGCTAAGAGTAATCAAACCCGGCGTTTTCAGTAGCATTCAAGATTTAGGTCGTCACGGGCATCGTCATTTAGGTGTCTCGCAATCTGGCGTACTAGATCCAATCGCATTGAAAGCTGGCAATGCACTACTGGGTAATATAGAAACTGCCGCCTGTATTGAAATTACTGTTGGTTTAGCTGAATTTGAATTTACTCAGCCATGTAATTTTGCTATTACCGGTGGCAACCTGAATGCAAAACTTAATTCTACAGCCCTCTACCCTGGATGGCGCTACCATGCAAAAGCTGGCGACATCATTAAATTTGCCAGTCACCCAGAGTTTTTACGCGCTTATTTATGTGTAGAGAATGGTTTCGATGTACCGAATCTAATGAACTCTCGCAGTACCGACTGCCAAACCCAATTTGGCGGTTTCAAGGGTAACGCTTTGCAAAAAGGTGATGTCATTCCCTTCTCTGAAAGCTGTGTTCCTTGTTCAGAGCTGGCTATAAAGCCTACTGACTATACTAACGTGGTAAGAGTACTCAAAGGCCCACATTGTGATATCTTGCCAGAGGATTATTTGGCACAGCTTTTATCGAAAACTTGGACGATCAGCGACTTGAGTAATCGTATGGGTGCCCGTTTAGAGCATCCCACACTGTTACCGCACCAAAAAAGCATTGATTCGCAAGGTGTTCATCCCGGCGTTATACAATTGCCGCCAACAGGCACTCCGATTGTTTTGCTCAATGACTGCCAAACAACAGGTGGCTATCCAATTATTGCCTCTGTGATCCAAGCAGACTTACGTCATTTTAGCCAATTAGCGCCAACTAAAACTTGTCGCTTTAAGCTGGTAGATTTTGATGAGGCTAACACTGCATTGAAAAAACAAGAACAAGAAATAACGCGATTCAAAATCGCAAACCAACAATTTGAAAATAAGAAGTAA
- the pxpB gene encoding 5-oxoprolinase subunit PxpB has protein sequence MTCVQCYQLSEQALVLSIDGLITQEVRQKIFALAQTANNTNDFFDIVPANSSITFYLNDFTRADYWLEQLITLWAKSEPEAFIPKTHLIDTFYGGEYGPDLNEISELTGLSQKQVIELHASVDYQVGFLGFLPGFGYLESLPEQLKLPRKATPRAHVPALSVAIAESLTAIYPSSSPGGWHLLGRCEQPLFDPHTDSPSLLSPGDVVRFIPKEHR, from the coding sequence ATGACCTGCGTGCAATGCTATCAACTTAGTGAACAAGCATTAGTTCTATCAATTGACGGATTAATTACTCAGGAAGTACGACAAAAAATCTTTGCGCTCGCACAAACCGCAAATAATACCAATGATTTTTTTGACATAGTTCCAGCCAACTCATCTATTACCTTCTACCTCAATGATTTTACTCGAGCTGATTATTGGTTAGAACAACTAATCACCCTGTGGGCAAAGAGTGAACCTGAAGCATTCATCCCTAAAACACATCTAATCGATACTTTCTACGGCGGTGAATACGGCCCTGACTTGAATGAAATATCTGAGCTTACCGGTTTAAGCCAAAAACAAGTCATCGAGTTACATGCCTCTGTAGACTATCAGGTCGGATTTTTAGGCTTTTTACCTGGATTTGGTTATTTAGAATCGCTCCCAGAGCAACTTAAGTTGCCTCGAAAAGCCACGCCAAGGGCGCATGTACCTGCACTCAGTGTTGCAATAGCAGAATCTCTTACTGCTATTTACCCGTCTAGCTCCCCCGGAGGTTGGCACCTTTTAGGTAGATGCGAGCAACCATTATTTGACCCTCATACTGATTCGCCAAGCTTGTTATCACCCGGTGACGTTGTCAGGTTTATTCCAAAGGAGCACCGCTGA
- the msrA gene encoding peptide-methionine (S)-S-oxide reductase MsrA, with amino-acid sequence MDKDNATSHIQTLVLGSGCFWGAEKGYEQLEGVLDAESGYADGRGFKATYKEIIKRKRRFDDNNYAEVVKVTYNANMLSTRALLEHFFEKHDPTQENRQGNDIGTQYRSTILYNTPEQLTVINEVKAEFQDLLSKAGYGAIKTQVKPLEQFYRAEEYHQNYIAKNPNGYCPDHSTGVTFKQTKPSKVDNSSLLVGKQVVIIDSRNYCPYCEKLKSTVLNDYQGTIPLTYRYADQLNGLVVRSATWATPTILFFENGKEVAGFQGYMTREDFYQALGAFKLGESEAYEVAFQKGTDRPFCKEYDLFKKTGEGVFIDKLSGAPLFETSKRFNSGTGWLSFTRPVKDSVTYHDDNSFGMKRIEIRSKSSGIHLGHVFKGEGPRGQDRYCINATVLEFKEKV; translated from the coding sequence ATGGATAAAGACAATGCAACTTCTCATATTCAAACATTGGTGCTGGGTTCGGGATGTTTCTGGGGGGCTGAAAAAGGCTATGAGCAGTTAGAAGGGGTGTTAGACGCTGAGTCAGGTTATGCAGATGGCCGTGGCTTTAAAGCAACCTATAAAGAAATCATCAAACGTAAACGACGTTTTGATGACAATAATTATGCCGAAGTCGTGAAAGTTACTTACAACGCCAATATGCTCAGTACACGCGCATTGCTAGAACATTTTTTTGAAAAGCATGATCCGACGCAAGAAAATCGCCAAGGTAATGACATTGGCACGCAGTACCGTTCAACTATCTTGTATAACACACCTGAACAGCTCACAGTGATTAATGAGGTAAAAGCAGAGTTTCAGGATTTATTAAGCAAGGCTGGGTATGGAGCAATAAAAACCCAAGTGAAGCCACTTGAACAATTTTATCGTGCCGAAGAATATCATCAAAACTACATTGCTAAAAACCCAAATGGTTACTGTCCTGATCATTCTACTGGTGTGACATTTAAGCAAACAAAACCAAGTAAAGTTGATAACAGTTCATTGCTGGTGGGCAAGCAAGTGGTGATTATTGATTCTCGCAATTACTGCCCATATTGTGAAAAACTTAAATCTACCGTTCTAAACGACTATCAAGGCACGATCCCATTAACCTATCGTTATGCAGATCAACTTAACGGTTTAGTGGTTCGTTCTGCGACATGGGCAACCCCCACTATTTTATTTTTTGAAAATGGCAAAGAGGTGGCAGGTTTTCAAGGTTATATGACCCGTGAAGATTTTTATCAAGCGCTGGGTGCATTTAAATTAGGAGAGTCAGAAGCGTATGAAGTGGCTTTTCAAAAAGGAACTGATAGACCGTTTTGTAAAGAGTATGACTTGTTTAAGAAGACAGGTGAGGGCGTGTTTATTGATAAACTCAGCGGTGCGCCATTGTTTGAAACATCAAAACGGTTCAACTCAGGTACAGGTTGGTTGTCGTTTACTCGTCCTGTGAAAGACAGTGTTACTTACCATGATGATAATAGTTTTGGTATGAAACGTATTGAAATACGTTCTAAATCAAGTGGTATTCACCTTGGCCATGTTTTTAAAGGTGAAGGTCCAAGAGGGCAAGATAGATACTGCATTAACGCTACCGTGTTAGAATTTAAAGAAAAAGTATAA